The following are encoded together in the Deinococcus soli (ex Cha et al. 2016) genome:
- a CDS encoding histidinol-phosphatase HisJ family protein gives MTAALFDSHMHTPLCGHATGAPREYAQAALDAGLAGICFTDHMPMPAWYDAPWRMRRDQLTQYVADVQDAQTEFAGRLEIRLGLEADFHPGTERYVEEVLGAHPWDYVIGSVHYIGAWGFDNPEFVAEYDSRDLAGLYRDYYALAEGAAKSGLFDSIGHLDLPKKFGHRDPDGYAALHALDVIAERGLALDFNTAGWRKPIAEAYPAPDLTRAAAERGIPFVLGSDAHKPEEVGHRFTDAIKQIHDVGGRIVTYAGRVRHG, from the coding sequence ATGACTGCTGCGCTGTTCGATTCGCACATGCACACGCCCCTGTGCGGGCACGCCACGGGGGCGCCGCGCGAGTACGCGCAGGCGGCGCTGGACGCCGGACTGGCGGGCATCTGCTTCACGGATCACATGCCGATGCCCGCGTGGTACGACGCGCCGTGGCGGATGCGCCGCGACCAGCTGACGCAGTACGTGGCGGACGTGCAGGACGCCCAGACGGAGTTCGCGGGGCGGCTGGAGATCCGTCTGGGCCTGGAAGCCGACTTCCATCCCGGCACGGAACGCTACGTGGAGGAGGTGCTGGGCGCGCACCCGTGGGATTACGTGATCGGCAGCGTCCATTACATCGGCGCGTGGGGCTTCGACAACCCGGAATTCGTCGCGGAGTACGACAGCCGCGACCTCGCGGGTCTGTACCGTGACTACTACGCGCTGGCCGAGGGCGCCGCGAAATCGGGTCTGTTCGACAGTATCGGGCACCTGGACCTGCCCAAGAAGTTCGGGCACCGCGACCCCGACGGGTACGCCGCGCTGCACGCGCTGGACGTCATCGCCGAACGCGGCCTCGCGCTGGATTTCAACACCGCCGGGTGGCGCAAACCCATCGCCGAAGCGTATCCCGCCCCGGACCTGACGCGCGCCGCCGCCGAACGCGGCATCCCCTTCGTCCTCGGCAGCGACGCGCACAAACCCGAGGAAGTCGGGCACCGCTTCACCGACGCCATCAAGCAGATTCACGACGTCGGCGGGCGAATCGTCACGTACGCCGGGCGCGTCCGCCACGGATAA
- a CDS encoding helix-hairpin-helix domain-containing protein, which translates to MEVTKKSLAGVLKTTADLLDLLGVGDDPFRAQAFRSAARSLEASLDEVDALVARGFAGVPKVGKAIALDLMGFVESGVFGPLEDAASLIPAGVLSLFRVRGLGPKKIRALWDAGIDSLEGLREACRDGRVAALKGFGAKSAASFLAAVEFALSAQERQHLSTATEVAEGLCRVLEGLEARLAGDVRRGLDTVRVARVTVTADPGEVVARLAGVVEGLERVGQKPLFAGRVDGVPVEVAFAPRAGVRGALDLMMGGAAAYREALRAEAAGRGFDLSGHGLIRAGEVLDTPTEADVMQALDLPLRPAEYREPEHDGVWETLPHPDELVTVADLRGMLHTHSTWSDGAASIADMAAATVRLGHEFLGTGDHSRAAHYANGLSIERLQAQLKEIRELQSAGVPLVAGAEVDILEDGSLDYPDDVLAELDYVVASVHSLFTLPAERQTKRLVQAARHPLVTILGHPTGRLLLRRPGYALDLGAVMAACAERGTVVEINANAYRLDLDWRVALAWRDHVRFAINTDAHVPAGLADARYGVMVARKAGLTPAHVVNTLDRDAFLAFVRAQRAGR; encoded by the coding sequence ATGGAAGTCACGAAGAAGTCCCTGGCGGGGGTGCTGAAGACGACGGCGGATCTGCTCGATCTGCTGGGTGTGGGGGATGATCCGTTCCGGGCGCAGGCGTTCCGGAGTGCGGCGCGCAGCCTGGAGGCCTCGCTGGACGAGGTGGACGCCCTGGTGGCGCGCGGTTTTGCGGGCGTGCCGAAGGTAGGGAAGGCGATTGCGCTGGACCTGATGGGGTTCGTGGAGTCGGGGGTGTTCGGGCCGCTGGAGGACGCCGCGAGCCTGATTCCGGCGGGCGTGCTGAGTCTGTTCCGGGTGCGGGGGCTGGGGCCCAAGAAGATCCGCGCGCTGTGGGATGCGGGAATCGATTCGCTGGAGGGGCTGCGTGAGGCGTGCCGGGATGGGCGGGTGGCGGCCCTGAAGGGCTTCGGGGCGAAGAGTGCGGCGTCGTTCCTGGCGGCGGTGGAGTTCGCCCTGAGCGCGCAGGAGCGGCAGCACCTGAGTACGGCCACCGAGGTCGCGGAGGGGTTATGCCGCGTGCTGGAGGGTCTGGAGGCGCGTCTGGCGGGGGATGTTCGCCGGGGACTGGACACGGTGCGGGTGGCGCGCGTGACCGTCACCGCCGACCCCGGGGAGGTCGTGGCGCGGCTGGCGGGCGTGGTCGAGGGGCTGGAGCGCGTCGGGCAGAAACCGCTGTTCGCCGGGCGGGTGGACGGTGTACCGGTCGAGGTGGCCTTCGCGCCGCGTGCGGGCGTGCGGGGCGCGCTGGACCTGATGATGGGCGGCGCCGCGGCGTACCGCGAGGCGCTGCGTGCCGAGGCGGCCGGTCGGGGCTTCGACCTGAGCGGACACGGCCTGATCCGGGCGGGCGAGGTGCTGGACACGCCCACCGAGGCGGACGTGATGCAGGCGCTGGACCTGCCGCTGCGTCCCGCCGAGTACCGCGAGCCCGAGCATGACGGCGTGTGGGAAACCCTCCCCCACCCGGATGAACTGGTGACGGTCGCGGACCTGCGCGGGATGCTGCACACGCACTCGACGTGGTCGGACGGCGCAGCGAGCATCGCGGACATGGCGGCCGCGACCGTGCGGCTGGGGCACGAATTCCTGGGCACCGGGGACCACTCGCGCGCCGCGCATTACGCGAACGGCCTGAGCATCGAACGCCTCCAGGCGCAACTGAAGGAGATCAGGGAGTTGCAGTCAGCAGGCGTGCCGCTCGTGGCGGGCGCCGAGGTGGACATCCTCGAAGACGGGAGCCTCGACTACCCGGACGATGTGCTGGCCGAACTGGATTACGTGGTCGCCAGCGTCCACAGCCTCTTCACGCTGCCCGCCGAACGGCAGACCAAGCGGCTGGTGCAGGCCGCCCGGCACCCCCTCGTGACGATCCTGGGGCACCCGACGGGCCGTCTGCTGCTGCGCCGCCCGGGCTACGCCCTGGACCTGGGCGCCGTGATGGCCGCCTGCGCCGAGCGCGGCACCGTGGTGGAAATCAACGCGAACGCGTACCGCCTGGACCTCGACTGGCGCGTGGCGCTGGCGTGGCGAGACCACGTGCGGTTCGCCATCAACACCGACGCGCACGTCCCCGCCGGACTCGCCGACGCCCGCTACGGCGTGATGGTCGCCCGCAAGGCGGGCCTGACCCCGGCGCACGTGGTGAACACCCTGGACCGCGACGCGTTCCTGGCGTTCGTGCGGGCACAGCGGGCAGGGCGCTGA
- the cysK gene encoding cysteine synthase A — translation MIESLIGHTPLLQLTRVVEPDMADVFVKLEGQNPGGSIKDRTALGLIEDAERRGVLKPGGTIVEPTSGNTGIGLAQVAAAKGYKLILCMPASMSEERKRTLVAYGAELILTDPTRRMLAAIEEAERVVQERGAVMMNQFGNPANPAVHERTTGPELWEQMQGRIDAFVYGSGTGGTISGVGRYLRRMNPAVQIIACEPARSNVLTGGEMGTHGFQGMGPGFIPDNLDRSVIDDVIDVWEEDAYPLARRLAQEEGVFVGMSSGAMAWATLEVARRLGPGRRVATIACDTGARYLTTSLFAGEGDTPPGYLPRSRQRTA, via the coding sequence ATGATCGAGTCCCTCATCGGGCACACCCCCCTCCTGCAACTGACGCGCGTCGTCGAGCCCGACATGGCCGACGTGTTCGTGAAACTCGAAGGTCAGAACCCCGGCGGCAGCATCAAGGACCGCACCGCGCTGGGCCTCATCGAGGACGCCGAGCGGCGCGGCGTCCTGAAACCCGGCGGCACCATCGTGGAACCCACCAGCGGCAACACCGGCATCGGGTTGGCGCAGGTCGCCGCGGCCAAGGGATACAAACTGATCCTGTGCATGCCCGCCAGCATGAGCGAGGAACGCAAACGCACCCTGGTCGCGTACGGCGCCGAACTGATCCTCACCGACCCCACCCGCCGCATGCTGGCCGCCATCGAGGAAGCCGAGAGGGTCGTGCAGGAGCGCGGCGCGGTCATGATGAACCAGTTCGGGAATCCCGCCAACCCCGCCGTGCACGAACGCACGACCGGCCCCGAACTGTGGGAGCAGATGCAGGGCCGCATCGACGCGTTCGTGTACGGCAGTGGCACCGGCGGCACCATCAGCGGCGTCGGCCGGTACCTCAGGCGCATGAACCCGGCCGTGCAGATCATCGCGTGCGAACCCGCCCGCAGCAACGTCCTCACCGGCGGCGAGATGGGCACCCACGGCTTCCAGGGCATGGGCCCCGGCTTCATCCCGGACAACCTCGACCGCAGCGTCATCGACGACGTCATCGACGTGTGGGAGGAGGACGCCTACCCCCTGGCCCGCAGGCTGGCACAGGAGGAAGGCGTGTTCGTCGGCATGAGCAGCGGCGCCATGGCCTGGGCCACCCTGGAGGTCGCCCGGCGCCTGGGCCCCGGCAGGCGCGTCGCCACCATCGCCTGCGACACCGGCGCGCGCTACCTGACCACCAGCCTCTTCGCGGGCGAGGGCGACACGCCCCCCGGTTACCTCCCCCGCTCGCGCCAGCGCACCGCGTAA
- a CDS encoding PRC-barrel domain-containing protein, protein MIKGKDILNRSIVAVSTGEKIDRVHDVIFDHQANQVLGLLVDEGGWFSAAKVVPFERIRSVGEDAIMIGSADDVTTTREDGRLKEALDSKASLIGLTLLTTDGQNLGRIADVFFDEHTGRVEGYEATGGLFADLSSGRTFVPAPESVQIGTDTAIVPISVAQAMQEQEDGGLKGALSSAGESLSGAYQNAAEGIKDAYGNAADGVKGAYENIAEATRERQKEYVVGKTAGGDITAVDGHLIVAKGETITAAHADDAEAAGKLAALATAATGGVIAGAYGSARDRVQESYEDVKDATAERQKTYVIGKTARSEITTDAGEVIVPAGATITSFQADRAEQTGRLAALTAAATGGAIQDGVEGLRQRQQLDPNSPEATIGRRVKTDVRAPGGSLVAAQGQIVTPAILDRARHVGAHQALIDATTGGARPGVTTTSAVSQGLGSVSESAGNLLDRAKNWLGDKREQAEQAIDQRQQDAQEQKIRDALGRPVTRVILAPDDSIILNVGEIVTHKAVQAARDGDVLDILVDSVNKDTPDLDPLASRPDATGEAALDTQPDPVHPAQASAQPTPGAADERRPATLPVAPDDRLS, encoded by the coding sequence GAGCGCATCCGCAGTGTCGGCGAGGACGCCATCATGATCGGCAGCGCCGACGACGTCACCACCACCCGCGAGGACGGCCGCCTGAAAGAGGCGCTGGACAGCAAGGCCAGCCTGATCGGCCTGACCCTCCTGACCACCGACGGGCAGAACCTGGGCCGCATCGCCGACGTGTTCTTCGACGAGCACACCGGCCGGGTCGAGGGCTACGAGGCCACCGGCGGCCTGTTCGCCGACCTGAGCAGCGGCCGGACCTTCGTGCCCGCGCCCGAGAGCGTGCAGATCGGCACCGACACGGCCATCGTGCCCATCAGCGTCGCGCAGGCCATGCAGGAACAGGAGGACGGCGGCCTGAAGGGCGCGCTCAGCAGCGCCGGTGAGAGCCTCAGCGGCGCCTACCAGAACGCCGCCGAGGGCATCAAGGACGCTTACGGCAACGCTGCGGACGGCGTGAAGGGCGCCTACGAGAACATCGCCGAGGCGACCCGCGAACGCCAGAAGGAGTACGTGGTCGGCAAGACCGCCGGGGGCGACATCACCGCCGTGGACGGCCACCTGATCGTCGCCAAGGGCGAGACCATCACCGCCGCGCACGCCGATGACGCCGAGGCTGCCGGGAAGCTCGCCGCGCTCGCCACCGCCGCGACCGGCGGCGTGATCGCAGGCGCCTACGGCAGTGCCCGTGACCGCGTGCAGGAGTCCTACGAGGACGTCAAGGACGCCACCGCCGAACGCCAGAAGACCTACGTGATCGGCAAGACCGCCCGCAGCGAGATCACCACCGACGCGGGTGAGGTCATCGTGCCCGCCGGGGCGACCATCACCAGCTTCCAGGCTGACCGCGCCGAGCAGACCGGCCGTCTCGCCGCCCTGACCGCCGCCGCGACCGGTGGCGCCATCCAGGACGGCGTGGAGGGCCTGCGTCAGCGCCAGCAGCTTGATCCGAACAGCCCCGAGGCGACCATCGGCCGCCGCGTGAAGACCGACGTGCGCGCCCCCGGCGGCAGCCTCGTGGCCGCGCAGGGCCAGATCGTCACGCCTGCGATCCTGGACCGCGCCCGTCACGTCGGCGCGCACCAGGCCCTGATCGACGCCACCACCGGCGGCGCCCGCCCTGGCGTGACCACCACCAGCGCCGTCAGCCAGGGGCTGGGCAGCGTCAGCGAGAGCGCCGGGAACCTCCTCGACCGCGCCAAGAACTGGCTGGGCGACAAACGCGAGCAGGCCGAACAGGCCATCGACCAGCGCCAGCAGGACGCGCAGGAGCAGAAGATCCGCGACGCGCTGGGCCGCCCCGTCACCCGCGTGATTCTCGCGCCGGACGACAGCATCATCCTGAACGTTGGCGAGATCGTCACGCACAAGGCCGTGCAGGCCGCGCGCGACGGCGACGTGCTGGACATCCTGGTGGATAGCGTCAACAAGGACACCCCGGATCTCGACCCGCTGGCCAGCCGCCCCGACGCGACCGGTGAGGCCGCGCTGGACACCCAGCCCGACCCGGTGCACCCCGCCCAGGCCAGCGCTCAGCCCACGCCCGGCGCCGCCGACGAGCGCCGCCCAGCGACCCTCCCGGTCGCCCCCGACGACCGCCTGAGCTGA